Proteins from a genomic interval of Nitrospina gracilis Nb-211:
- a CDS encoding cupin domain-containing protein translates to MKVLKVRDQAAFKAEKMNKVSLFDTDRFFCDVYCLEPGQKQKVHAHEGSDKIYYVLEGKGRVTVGTEEKEMLADEITLAPSGEEHGVVNHTDRRLVMLVFMAPKPQ, encoded by the coding sequence ATGAAAGTTCTCAAGGTTCGAGACCAGGCGGCCTTCAAGGCTGAGAAGATGAACAAGGTCAGTCTGTTCGATACGGATCGGTTTTTCTGTGACGTCTATTGCCTGGAGCCGGGCCAGAAGCAAAAAGTTCATGCGCACGAGGGCTCGGACAAGATATACTATGTTCTCGAAGGCAAGGGCCGGGTGACCGTCGGCACGGAAGAGAAGGAGATGTTGGCGGATGAGATCACCCTCGCCCCCTCGGGAGAAGAACACGGGGTCGTCAACCACACCGACCGGCGGCTGGTCATGCTGGTCTTCATGGCTCCCAAACCGCAATAA
- a CDS encoding cation diffusion facilitator family transporter, translated as MSASGSTKVIVIALGANIGIAVAKFVGASISGSAALLAEGIHSIVDCTNQILLLIGEKRSRKRPTASHPLGYGRESFFWSFVVAILLFSMGGLFAIYEGAHKMADPHEVTSPGLALGILIFGILLEGFSFFACLKEVRKRDPGMPIWHWYRRTTRAGLLVIFTEDLGALVGLTLAAGCVGLSWALHDPMWDALGSILIGVLLVILAVVLSVEVKSLIIGEAPAKDYRHEVETITREYLPGSQILNFIALKTGDNEVMLSIKIHPGKIQKVTNLIEAFNQIEDRIGERFPEIKWKFLEPDDREDIY; from the coding sequence ATGTCCGCATCCGGCTCCACGAAAGTCATCGTCATTGCGCTCGGCGCCAATATCGGCATCGCCGTTGCCAAGTTCGTTGGAGCGTCCATCTCCGGCAGCGCGGCTCTATTGGCCGAAGGCATCCACAGCATCGTTGACTGCACCAACCAGATCCTGCTTTTGATCGGCGAAAAGCGCTCGCGCAAGCGGCCGACGGCATCGCATCCACTGGGCTACGGCCGCGAGTCGTTTTTCTGGTCATTCGTGGTAGCGATTCTGCTGTTCTCGATGGGCGGTCTGTTCGCCATCTACGAAGGTGCGCACAAGATGGCGGATCCGCATGAGGTGACGAGTCCCGGTCTCGCCCTGGGCATCTTGATCTTCGGTATTCTGCTGGAGGGGTTTTCCTTTTTTGCGTGCCTGAAGGAAGTGCGGAAACGCGATCCCGGCATGCCTATCTGGCACTGGTATCGCCGCACCACCCGGGCGGGCCTGCTGGTTATTTTCACGGAAGATCTGGGAGCGCTGGTGGGATTGACGCTGGCGGCGGGGTGTGTCGGCCTGTCGTGGGCCCTGCACGACCCCATGTGGGACGCACTGGGATCGATCCTCATTGGCGTGCTTTTGGTGATCCTGGCGGTAGTGCTGTCGGTGGAAGTGAAGAGCCTGATCATCGGCGAGGCTCCGGCCAAGGACTACCGTCACGAAGTGGAGACCATCACCCGCGAGTACCTGCCCGGCTCTCAGATTTTGAACTTCATCGCGCTCAAGACCGGTGACAACGAGGTGATGCTCAGCATCAAGATCCACCCCGGAAAAATCCAGAAAGTCACGAACCTGATCGAGGCGTTCAACCAGATCGAGGATCGCATTGGCGAGCGGTTTCCGGAGATCAAGTGGAAGTTTCTGGAGCCGGACGACCGCGAGGATATTTACTAG
- a CDS encoding pentapeptide repeat-containing protein, whose protein sequence is MGNQQHLEMIKKGVEGWNAWRDGNPGETIDLSESDLRGVNLAKANLKDANLQGAKLQFANLSGANLENANLNQARMQEVNLNGAQLQGAQVKGCNLMESSLMQANMENADFQGCQFNEDVEFHQANLKGTNLVEASGLSIAQIKAAQYDANTRLPEYLSDDTDDEDFLNSFL, encoded by the coding sequence ATGGGCAATCAGCAACACTTGGAGATGATCAAAAAGGGGGTTGAGGGCTGGAATGCCTGGCGCGATGGGAACCCTGGCGAGACGATCGATCTGTCGGAGTCGGATTTGCGTGGCGTCAACCTGGCCAAGGCCAACCTGAAAGACGCCAACCTGCAGGGCGCGAAGCTCCAGTTTGCCAATTTGAGCGGCGCCAATCTCGAAAATGCCAACCTCAACCAGGCGCGCATGCAGGAAGTGAACCTGAATGGCGCGCAGTTGCAGGGCGCTCAGGTGAAAGGATGCAACCTGATGGAGTCGTCGCTCATGCAGGCGAACATGGAAAACGCCGACTTCCAGGGATGCCAGTTCAACGAAGACGTCGAATTCCACCAGGCCAACCTGAAAGGCACCAACCTGGTCGAGGCTTCAGGTCTGAGCATCGCGCAGATCAAGGCGGCGCAGTACGATGCCAACACCCGCCTGCCGGAATACCTGAGCGACGACACCGATGATGAGGATTTTTTGAATTCCTTTTTGTGA
- a CDS encoding efflux RND transporter permease subunit, with the protein MKLVEQSLRYGVTVAVGVILILMFGIMSLLRIPVQLIPEISEPELSIRTTWPGASPEEIEREIIDEQESQLKSIVGLVEMESTAKTGVAEVYLTFQVGTNLQMALVRTANALDQVETYPEDVDQPIIKTSNISDRPIGWFVLQPLPGKEKEINVYEYRDFAEDVIQTRFQRVPGVSDSEVYGGSPLELQVVFDPEALAERGITIFQLREELRKKNRNISGGDFDEGKRRYIIRTTGEFQSEEEVENTILTHVNGTPVYVKDVAEVRLAHDELRDYVRHNGLPGISLNARREIGSNILQVMGELKAVVKDLNDNVLNPMGMHLHQTADKTEYISRSIDMVMFNLVVGGSFAIIILLVFLRSFFSTLAIAIAIPISVIGSFLVITLMGKTINVIMLAGMAFAVGMVVDASIIVLENIYRHRQKGKDTFDAAHDGAREVWGAIFASTLTTLAVFIPILFIEEEVGQLFQDIAVAISAAVTLSMIVSILVIPALSRKLLNFENIHAPSSSRFVSSFRNLFGLVPLASRFNETVVRILRFIFQSKLRQVVVIVALTAVPTYLAWLMLPKTEYLPEGDQNVIIGMMIPPQGYNIQEMTRIGNEMEKNYAPYWQVEPGSPEEAKLDGPAVRNFLFIGSRGRLFTVVKAKDPERAKDLIPVLRNELKKVPGMIAVSKQLSLFSSAFTGSRGIEMNIMGPDLVRITEIARESFFKVQEIMSDAQIRPNPGIELGQPQIQIRPRWKQAAEMGVDVSELGYSVAALVDGVFADEVYLDADKVSAPYLPRDGIDLILMSRDLEARKTQDIPNLIIRTPRGQAVPLNSITDMVETVSTETIRHFERQRAVTLEITPPMTIALEDAIAMVKEKIIQPLKDQGILTGGYAITLTGNADKLEKTREAMGGNFLLALVITYLLLAVLFQHWGFPLIIMLSVPMAAVGGVFGLWALNKFILQPLDVLTMLGFIILIGVVVNNAILIIYQALLHIREDGMHYRDAILESVSNRIRPIFMSTFTSIFGLLPLVVFPGAGSEIYRGIGVVILSGLFFSALFTLFLIPALMNLSSSIRQGEPPEPTQTETRVRPQAKTTPQPSPTRM; encoded by the coding sequence ATGAAGCTGGTCGAACAATCCCTCAGATATGGCGTCACCGTTGCCGTGGGGGTGATCCTCATTCTCATGTTCGGCATCATGTCCCTCCTGCGCATCCCCGTTCAACTGATCCCTGAAATCAGCGAACCGGAACTGAGCATCCGCACTACATGGCCCGGCGCCAGTCCGGAAGAGATCGAGCGCGAGATCATCGACGAGCAGGAGAGCCAGCTCAAATCCATCGTCGGTCTGGTTGAGATGGAAAGCACAGCGAAGACCGGCGTGGCGGAAGTGTACCTGACCTTCCAGGTCGGCACCAACCTGCAGATGGCCCTCGTCCGCACTGCCAACGCACTCGACCAGGTCGAGACCTACCCGGAGGATGTGGACCAGCCCATCATCAAGACCAGCAACATCTCCGACCGCCCCATCGGCTGGTTCGTTCTGCAACCGCTCCCCGGCAAGGAAAAAGAGATCAATGTTTATGAGTATCGAGACTTCGCGGAGGATGTGATCCAGACCCGCTTCCAGCGCGTACCGGGAGTCTCCGACAGTGAGGTGTACGGGGGCAGCCCGCTGGAGTTGCAGGTGGTCTTCGACCCGGAAGCCCTGGCCGAGCGCGGCATCACCATTTTCCAACTGCGTGAGGAGTTGCGCAAAAAGAACCGCAACATCAGTGGCGGCGATTTCGACGAAGGCAAACGGCGCTATATCATCCGCACGACGGGCGAGTTTCAATCCGAAGAAGAAGTCGAGAACACCATCCTCACCCACGTCAACGGCACGCCGGTTTACGTGAAGGACGTGGCCGAAGTGCGACTCGCACACGATGAACTGCGCGACTACGTGCGGCACAATGGACTGCCGGGGATTTCGCTCAACGCGCGCCGGGAGATCGGGTCCAACATCCTGCAGGTGATGGGGGAACTGAAGGCGGTGGTGAAGGACCTCAATGACAACGTGCTGAACCCGATGGGCATGCACCTGCACCAGACGGCGGACAAGACCGAGTACATCTCCCGCTCCATCGACATGGTCATGTTCAACCTGGTGGTGGGCGGATCGTTCGCCATCATCATTCTGCTCGTATTCCTGCGCAGTTTTTTCAGCACCCTGGCCATTGCCATTGCGATCCCAATCAGCGTCATCGGTTCGTTCCTGGTCATCACCCTTATGGGCAAGACCATCAACGTCATCATGCTGGCGGGCATGGCCTTCGCCGTCGGTATGGTGGTGGACGCATCGATCATCGTGCTCGAAAACATCTACCGCCACCGGCAAAAAGGAAAAGATACTTTCGACGCGGCGCACGACGGGGCGCGGGAAGTGTGGGGCGCGATCTTCGCCAGCACGCTGACCACGCTCGCGGTGTTCATTCCCATCCTCTTCATCGAAGAGGAAGTCGGACAGTTGTTCCAGGACATCGCCGTCGCCATCAGCGCCGCCGTCACGCTGTCTATGATCGTCAGCATCCTCGTCATTCCGGCATTGAGCCGCAAACTGCTCAACTTCGAAAACATCCACGCTCCCTCGAGCAGCCGATTCGTTTCCTCGTTCCGCAATCTGTTCGGCCTCGTGCCTCTAGCATCACGATTCAATGAAACCGTGGTCCGCATCCTGCGATTCATCTTCCAATCCAAACTGAGGCAGGTGGTGGTGATTGTCGCCTTGACGGCAGTCCCCACGTATCTCGCGTGGCTGATGTTGCCGAAGACCGAGTATCTGCCGGAAGGCGACCAAAACGTCATCATCGGCATGATGATTCCGCCGCAGGGATACAACATTCAGGAAATGACGCGCATCGGCAACGAGATGGAAAAAAACTACGCGCCCTACTGGCAGGTGGAACCGGGAAGCCCGGAGGAAGCGAAGCTTGACGGTCCGGCGGTGCGCAACTTCCTGTTCATCGGAAGCCGCGGGCGCCTGTTCACCGTCGTTAAAGCCAAAGATCCGGAACGCGCCAAGGACCTCATCCCCGTACTGCGCAATGAATTGAAAAAGGTGCCGGGGATGATCGCCGTCTCGAAACAATTGTCGCTGTTCTCCAGCGCCTTCACCGGGTCGCGCGGCATCGAGATGAACATCATGGGACCGGACCTCGTGCGCATCACGGAAATTGCGCGCGAGTCGTTCTTCAAGGTGCAGGAGATCATGTCCGACGCGCAGATTCGTCCCAATCCCGGCATCGAGCTGGGTCAGCCGCAAATCCAGATTCGACCCCGGTGGAAGCAAGCGGCGGAGATGGGCGTCGATGTCTCCGAACTCGGTTACTCCGTCGCGGCTCTGGTGGACGGCGTGTTTGCGGACGAGGTGTACCTCGACGCCGACAAGGTGTCCGCGCCTTACCTGCCGCGCGACGGCATCGACCTCATCCTCATGAGCCGCGATCTGGAAGCGCGCAAAACACAGGACATCCCGAATCTCATCATCCGCACTCCGCGTGGGCAGGCGGTGCCTTTGAACAGCATCACCGACATGGTGGAGACCGTGAGTACGGAAACGATCCGACACTTCGAACGCCAACGCGCGGTGACGCTCGAAATCACCCCGCCCATGACCATCGCGCTTGAAGATGCCATCGCCATGGTGAAGGAAAAAATCATTCAGCCTCTCAAAGATCAGGGAATCCTGACGGGTGGTTACGCCATCACCCTCACCGGCAACGCCGACAAGCTGGAGAAAACGCGTGAGGCGATGGGCGGCAACTTCCTTCTCGCCCTGGTCATCACGTACCTCTTGCTGGCGGTGCTGTTCCAGCACTGGGGATTTCCTCTCATCATCATGCTCAGCGTGCCGATGGCCGCGGTCGGCGGGGTGTTCGGCTTGTGGGCACTCAACAAGTTCATCCTGCAACCGCTGGACGTGCTCACCATGCTGGGCTTCATCATCCTCATCGGTGTCGTGGTGAACAACGCGATCCTGATCATTTACCAGGCGCTGTTGCACATCCGCGAAGACGGCATGCACTACCGCGACGCCATTCTGGAAAGCGTGAGCAACCGCATCCGGCCGATCTTCATGAGCACCTTCACCAGCATCTTCGGTCTCCTGCCGCTTGTCGTGTTTCCCGGCGCAGGCAGTGAGATTTATAGAGGCATCGGCGTGGTCATTCTGTCGGGACTGTTCTTCAGCGCGCTGTTCACGCTGTTCCTCATTCCCGCTCTGATGAACCTCAGCTCCAGCATCCGCCAGGGCGAGCCGCCGGAGCCGACCCAAACCGAAACGCGCGTGCGTCCGCAAGCCAAAACAACGCCGCAACCCTCACCCACCCGCATGTAA
- a CDS encoding zinc transporter ZntB: MKENGLITAYLLDGKGGGRRLDWAGVRLPPEIKPGEFLWFHMDYSQPDVQRWLREESGLEEAIAETLLQEEIRPRVAVARDALLLVARGVNLHPESDPEDMVAIRMFVEERRIVSTQRRPLLPVEDLCRAIDKGEGPETVSAFIADLNGRLVERIADVVETLDDQLDALQNEIMELSRYDIGLHRQISFLRLQFIRLRRYLSPQREALTRLHSERLSWLDEIERLRIRETADRTIHYVEDLDTARERATVAQEELFNLLSEQLNRRSYILSLIAVIFLPLSFLTGLLGINVGGIPGAESNLAFWIFTGVLIVLGILQVLWFKSKRWM; encoded by the coding sequence ATGAAGGAAAACGGCTTGATCACCGCATACCTTCTCGATGGGAAAGGCGGTGGACGCCGTCTGGACTGGGCCGGGGTGCGCCTGCCGCCGGAGATCAAGCCGGGAGAATTTCTCTGGTTCCACATGGATTACAGCCAGCCGGATGTGCAACGCTGGTTGCGCGAGGAAAGCGGGCTGGAGGAAGCCATCGCCGAAACCCTGTTGCAGGAGGAGATCCGTCCGCGCGTGGCGGTAGCGCGCGATGCGTTGTTGCTCGTGGCGCGCGGCGTCAACCTGCACCCCGAATCCGATCCCGAGGACATGGTGGCCATCCGCATGTTCGTCGAGGAACGGCGGATCGTGTCCACGCAACGGCGGCCGCTATTGCCTGTGGAAGACCTGTGCCGCGCGATCGATAAAGGCGAAGGGCCGGAGACCGTCAGCGCCTTCATTGCCGACCTCAATGGCCGCCTGGTCGAACGCATCGCCGATGTGGTCGAAACCCTCGATGATCAACTGGATGCCCTGCAGAACGAAATCATGGAATTGAGCCGTTACGATATTGGCCTGCACCGGCAGATTTCCTTTCTGCGTCTCCAGTTCATCCGCCTGCGGCGTTATCTTTCGCCGCAACGGGAAGCACTGACGCGCCTCCACTCCGAACGCCTGTCCTGGCTGGACGAAATCGAACGTCTGCGCATCCGCGAAACGGCGGACCGCACCATCCATTATGTGGAAGACTTGGATACCGCGCGCGAGCGCGCCACCGTGGCGCAGGAGGAGTTGTTCAACCTGCTCTCGGAACAGTTGAACCGGAGGTCTTACATTTTGTCCCTGATCGCGGTGATCTTTCTGCCGCTGAGCTTTTTGACGGGTCTTCTGGGTATCAACGTCGGCGGGATTCCCGGCGCGGAAAGCAACCTGGCGTTTTGGATATTCACCGGGGTCCTCATCGTTCTCGGCATCCTGCAAGTGCTCTGGTTCAAATCCAAAAGATGGATGTGA
- a CDS encoding B12-binding domain-containing radical SAM protein: MIYLVFPSSWHPSQPYLSLPALKGFLHHNGIDDVVQRDLAIELLDHLCTWEKTKPLYDRILKQARELGAKPYHTDFEREKYEKLMEAQEIIPALCDQIDAAKASLRCEEFYEIDRYMESLKIIDVWLDNILAPYYPSQLTVIGSQLRYSPYSTQEILQSFQDPNENFFLDLYREHYLPGIIKEDIDIFGISITSVEQVISGLTLAYLVKQARPEIHITVGGSIFTKLVDVLEKGSPLFDFVDSFIVHEGETPLLKLVQQLRGEGDLTKVPNLVYRDKAGVVQVNRPFGKEELNALPTPDFDGMPFDLYLSPERVLPVMGSRGCYWERCAFCSIPFDHIDFHVRYAETVVQDFKNLKEKYNCRYFFFTDEALPINFLRTFAQKLVEEEVDVQWTGELKFEKSLLRDNRLELLYKSGCRKLIFGMESYNQRVLDFMQKGCPKEVIDQTVEECIRIGMGMHFYILVGFPTETREEVMDSINFVMDNRRILESPGFSCIASQFDLEKGTPIAKDPEAFKVYGLSNPPHHDLALGFNHKVREGLTPEQATELYQEIVQKISREVMTFPHNYSLADGLLYLGYHDKEIIQERLASLVV; this comes from the coding sequence ATGATCTACCTGGTTTTTCCATCGTCGTGGCATCCTTCCCAACCCTATCTGAGCCTGCCTGCGCTCAAGGGCTTTCTGCACCACAACGGCATCGATGACGTCGTCCAGCGCGACCTCGCCATCGAACTGCTTGACCACCTGTGTACGTGGGAAAAAACCAAACCGCTCTACGACCGCATCCTGAAACAGGCGCGCGAGCTGGGGGCCAAGCCCTACCACACTGATTTCGAACGCGAAAAATACGAGAAGCTGATGGAAGCGCAGGAGATCATCCCGGCGCTCTGCGACCAGATCGATGCGGCGAAGGCGTCCTTGCGCTGTGAGGAGTTCTACGAGATCGACCGCTACATGGAGTCGCTCAAGATCATCGACGTGTGGCTGGACAATATTCTTGCGCCATACTACCCGTCGCAGTTGACGGTCATCGGCAGTCAGCTCCGTTATTCGCCGTATTCTACCCAAGAGATCCTGCAATCGTTTCAGGACCCGAACGAAAACTTTTTCCTCGATCTCTACCGCGAGCATTACCTGCCCGGCATCATAAAAGAAGATATCGATATCTTCGGCATCTCCATCACCTCCGTCGAGCAGGTGATTTCAGGTCTCACGCTGGCGTACCTGGTGAAGCAGGCGCGGCCGGAAATCCACATCACCGTCGGCGGCAGTATCTTCACCAAACTGGTGGACGTGCTGGAGAAAGGCTCGCCGCTGTTCGACTTTGTGGACAGCTTCATCGTGCACGAAGGCGAAACGCCTCTATTGAAACTGGTTCAGCAACTGCGCGGGGAAGGGGATCTGACCAAAGTGCCCAACCTCGTTTACAGGGATAAGGCAGGGGTCGTGCAGGTCAACCGGCCCTTCGGCAAGGAGGAGTTGAACGCGTTGCCGACGCCGGATTTCGACGGTATGCCGTTCGACCTGTATCTTTCGCCGGAGCGGGTTCTGCCGGTGATGGGGTCGCGCGGCTGTTACTGGGAACGGTGCGCATTCTGTTCGATCCCGTTCGACCACATCGATTTCCACGTGCGCTACGCGGAGACGGTGGTGCAGGACTTCAAGAACCTGAAAGAGAAATACAACTGCCGCTACTTCTTCTTCACCGACGAAGCATTGCCGATCAATTTCCTGCGCACCTTCGCGCAGAAGCTGGTGGAAGAGGAAGTGGATGTGCAGTGGACCGGTGAATTGAAGTTTGAAAAGAGTTTATTGCGCGACAACCGGCTCGAACTTCTTTATAAGTCCGGTTGCCGCAAGCTGATTTTCGGCATGGAGTCGTACAATCAGCGTGTGCTGGATTTCATGCAGAAGGGTTGCCCGAAGGAAGTCATCGACCAGACGGTGGAGGAGTGCATTCGCATCGGTATGGGCATGCACTTCTACATCCTTGTCGGGTTCCCCACAGAAACGCGCGAAGAGGTGATGGATTCGATCAACTTCGTCATGGACAACCGGCGCATTCTGGAATCGCCGGGTTTCTCCTGCATCGCGTCGCAGTTCGATCTGGAAAAAGGCACGCCCATCGCCAAGGACCCGGAAGCGTTCAAGGTGTACGGTCTGTCCAACCCGCCGCACCACGATCTCGCCCTCGGTTTCAACCACAAGGTGCGCGAGGGGTTGACGCCAGAGCAGGCGACGGAACTGTACCAGGAGATCGTGCAGAAGATCAGCCGCGAGGTGATGACTTTCCCCCACAACTACTCGCTGGCCGACGGCTTGTTATATCTCGGCTACCACGACAAGGAAATCATTCAGGAACGGCTGGCGTCGCTGGTCGTCTGA
- a CDS encoding rhodanese-like domain-containing protein has product MSQIKQMTVQQLHDRLEEGPVNVLDIRDEASFEAGHVPNAVPLSRTPVEQCLEKFDKNETLVVCCYHGISSIEAAMFFSQQGFQDVHSLMGGYEAWHRNYSEDDFLE; this is encoded by the coding sequence ATGTCACAAATCAAACAGATGACCGTTCAGCAACTTCACGACCGGTTGGAAGAAGGACCGGTCAACGTGCTCGACATCCGCGACGAAGCGTCTTTCGAGGCCGGGCACGTGCCGAACGCCGTTCCCCTGAGCCGCACGCCGGTAGAGCAGTGCCTGGAAAAGTTCGACAAGAATGAAACTCTGGTGGTGTGCTGTTATCACGGCATCTCCAGCATCGAGGCAGCCATGTTTTTCAGTCAGCAGGGATTTCAGGACGTGCACAGCCTGATGGGCGGTTACGAAGCCTGGCATCGAAACTACAGCGAAGACGATTTTCTGGAATGA
- a CDS encoding mechanosensitive ion channel family protein: protein MEILREWLNQNSWPVWLGGMFWALLTLVILIFVRGRLRSIFKNRYQRTKALSDRLVKRLSDKTHWFFLLVIALYVGSQKLPIPEGLAEKWTNVVFLLGLVLVGVWGHNAILLWAERAYENKKDKDASFATALGVIKFIILLGFYAVLLLVALDNAGVDIAALVAGLGIGGIAIALAVQKILGDLFASLTIVMDKPFVIGDFIIAGADMGTVQHIGLKSTQLKSINGERLVIPNSDLLDSRIRNFRKIPERRQVFLIGVTYDTPADKLERIPGMIKEIIESQPDTRVDRIHFKQFGAYSLDFETVYWLLQGDYAFMMDTQQAINLALCRKFQAEGIEFAFPTQTIQLDQGSNPGPGPSPV from the coding sequence ATGGAAATTCTGCGCGAGTGGTTGAACCAAAACTCCTGGCCGGTGTGGCTGGGAGGGATGTTTTGGGCTTTGTTGACCCTGGTGATCCTGATTTTTGTGCGGGGCCGCTTACGATCCATTTTCAAAAACCGGTACCAGAGGACCAAGGCCCTGAGCGACCGTCTGGTTAAACGCCTTTCGGATAAGACCCATTGGTTTTTCCTTTTGGTGATCGCTCTCTACGTGGGCAGTCAGAAACTGCCGATACCGGAGGGCCTGGCGGAAAAATGGACGAATGTCGTGTTCCTTCTGGGTCTCGTTCTGGTGGGGGTGTGGGGCCACAACGCCATCCTGCTGTGGGCCGAGCGGGCGTACGAAAACAAGAAGGATAAGGATGCGTCTTTCGCCACCGCGCTGGGTGTGATCAAATTTATCATCCTCCTCGGGTTTTATGCGGTGCTGTTGCTGGTGGCACTGGACAACGCCGGGGTGGACATCGCCGCGCTGGTTGCGGGACTCGGCATCGGCGGCATCGCCATTGCCCTGGCGGTGCAGAAAATCCTGGGCGACCTGTTTGCCTCCCTCACCATTGTCATGGACAAGCCGTTCGTCATCGGCGACTTCATCATCGCCGGCGCGGACATGGGCACGGTCCAGCACATCGGCCTCAAGTCCACCCAGCTAAAAAGCATCAACGGCGAACGCTTGGTGATCCCCAACTCCGACCTGCTGGACAGCCGCATCCGTAATTTTCGCAAAATCCCGGAGCGCCGGCAGGTGTTTTTGATTGGCGTGACGTACGACACTCCGGCGGACAAACTGGAGCGCATTCCCGGCATGATTAAGGAGATCATCGAGTCCCAGCCGGACACGCGGGTGGACCGCATTCACTTCAAGCAGTTCGGCGCGTACTCGCTGGATTTTGAAACCGTGTACTGGCTGTTGCAGGGGGATTACGCATTCATGATGGACACTCAGCAGGCCATCAATCTTGCCTTGTGCCGAAAGTTTCAGGCGGAAGGCATTGAGTTTGCCTTTCCCACGCAGACCATTCAACTGGACCAGGGATCGAACCCCGGCCCCGGTCCGTCACCGGTTTGA